The bacterium genome includes the window GAGGATCTGCCGGTGCCGCTGATACACCTCGCGGATGTCGATCTCAGGCCGCTCTCCCCCAGATGCGCCGCAGATGACCATGCGGCCGCCCGGGCGCAGGCTCCGGATCGATTCTGGCCACGTCGGCGCTCCGACCGGATCGGCGACAACGTGGACGCCTGCTCCCGTCAACTCCCTGACCCGCTCACTGAACTGTGGATATCGCACACGGTCGATCGGGGTCACGCCGAGGGCCTCGGCCTTTCGGACTTTGGCCGGGCCGCTCACGAGCGCAAACACGCGGGCGCCGGCCCGTTTCCCGATCTGCAGCGCCCAACTCCCCACGCCCCCCGATGCTCCGACGACGAGCACGTCCTCCCCCGCGCGGAGGCGGCCGACGGTGACGAGCATGCGCCACGCGGTTGTGCCGCAGGCGGGGGCGGCCGCCGCGCGCTCGAACGCGACACCGTCCGGAATCTTCACGAGGTTCTTCGCGGGCGCACTGGTGAACTCGGCCATCCCGCCCGGGGTGTGCTCCCCGTAAATGCGATAGTCGCGGCACATCGACTGTTCGCCCGCAAGGCACCACTCGCACCGGCCGCAGTGCAAAATGGGGTTGATCACCACGCGGTCCCCGGTCCGCACCTCGCCCGCGTTCGGCCCGACCTCCTCCACGACCCCGGCCACGTCCACGCCTGTAGTCGTCGGCAGCCGCCGCTCGCGCCACGGGTAGACCGGCCGGCCGCCCGGGGGACCGCTGCGAGCCCAGATGTCGAGGTTGTTCAGCGCGACCGCCCGCACTCGGACCAGGGCGTCCCCCGGCCCGAGGCGCGGCGTCGGGATGTCGTCGAGGTGGAGCTTGTCTAACCCGCCATGCTCATGGATGACGACCGCCCTCACTGCGGCCCGGCCAGCCATGCATAGGACGACAAGTCGTAGAGTCCCTGGGCATCGGTGAGGACTTTGGTCATCCGTGTGGCGACCGCTGTGCGGGCGTTGGGATAGTACAGCGTGACCACCGGCAGTTCGTCCGCAAATAGTTCCTGAAACCGATCATAGAGCTGATGCCGCTTCGCCGGATCCGCCGTGGTGGCTCCCTCATCCAGGACCTGGTCCATCTGCGCGATCGAGTGATACGAATAGTTGTACACCCCGCCGGTGCGGTACTGCGAGGCCACGTTGGGATCGGTGGGACCGGTCCATCCGAGGAGCGCCAGGTCGTAGTTGCCCTGCTTCATCGCGGCGATGTGGGTGGGGAAGTCCGACTTCTGGATCTCGGTCTTGATCCCGACCGCGATCAGGTTCTCGCGAATGATATCGGCGGACCGCTCGCGCAGCACGTTCCCGGTGGGGACCCGGAGCACCAGCGTCCGGTTGGGGTCCCACCCCGCCTCCTGCAGCAGCGCCTTGGCCCTCGCGGGATCGAACGGCCATGGCTTCACTTTCTTGTTGAAGTACGGGTTCGTGGGGGGGATCGGCCCCTCGGCCAGCTCGCCTTCGCCCTTCAGGAGCTGAGAGACGAGCAGGGACCGGTTGACGGCGTGCGCGATCGCGCGCCGCACCCGCTTGTCCTGCAGGAACGCGCGCTGGAAATTGATCAGCATGTATTGGTATCCCGGCGCCCTGAACGAGATCCGCTTGAGGTGTCCCATGGCTTTGACGCTGTCCCAGTCCTCGATCAGGATCTCGCCGATCCCGAACCCCGCGGTCACGTCCAGATCTCCCCGCTGCAACTGCGCGAGCATCGTCGCCGGCGGGATGATGCGGATGAAGAGCCGCCGGACGTGCGGCGCCCCAAGGTGGTAGTTGTCGTTGGCCGCGAGCTCGATGAACTCGTCGGTCCGGTACTGCACGAACTTGAACGGCCCGCTGCCCACGGTGGGGCGCTGGAAGAATGGGTGTTTCGAGAGCTGATCGGGCGGAACGGCGGCGAGCACGTGCTTGGGAATGATGTAGACGTTACTGCCGAACCGCTCCAGGAACATCGTCGGATCGACCGGCACCTTCGTTTTGACCTCGAACGACTTCGGACCGAGGATCCGGAAGCCGATCTGCGCCCCGGGAGCGCGCTTGCCGCCGGTGTCCAACCCGGCGATCGTGGCGATCTCAGCTCCCCGGTTAGTCTCTGTTTTCGGATCGCTGATGGTCATCACCGTGAACAGCACGTCTTCGGCGGTGACGGCCTCGCCGTCGTGCCACGCGGCCTTGGGGTGGATCGTAAACGTGAAGGTCTGGCGGTCGGCACCCACCTCCCACCGGCTGGCCAGCGCCGGGATAAACTGCTGTTGGTTGTTCTCGAGGCGGGTCTCCAGCATCCCCGGGAACATGAAGTGGATCGGATAGAACCCGTAGGAGCTGTCGGTGTAGATCGGGCTGAAGTTGTTCGGGGGGCTCCACATCCCGCTGACCACGACCAGCGACGACTTCGGCGCGCCCCACACCCCCGCGGGGAGCCCCAGGGCGGCCGTGACCACGATGGCGGCGGCGGCCGCCAAACACGTACGGATTCTGCTCATGCCTCTCCCTCCAGTAGAACTCGCTCATTGCAAAACAGGTCTGGCCACGAGCCGTGAGAGTGTTCCCCCCGGATCGGGAACGCCCCTCTTTCGGTCGCCGTGCGGCGAGCACGCGGACCTGGGAGAGGCGGAGGGGCCTCGGGTCAGAGCTTCAGGCTGGGGTCCAGCGCATCCCTGAGCCCGTCCCCGACGAAGTTGATAGCAAGGACCGAGATGAGGATCATGAACCCGGGAGGCATCCACAACCAGGACATGCGTTCGAGGACGGTCAGCGACTGCGCGTCGGTGAGCATGTTGCCCCAGGACGGCGTCGGCGGCTGAACCCCCATCCCGAGGAACGAGAGCGCCGCCTCCACGAGAATGGCGTTGGCTGTTCCGAAGGTGGCGGCGACCAGGACCGGCGCCATCGCGTTGGGGAGTAAGTGACGCTCGATCACCCGGACGTCGGCGGCGCCGGACGCTCGCGCCGCCTGAACAAACTCCTGATCCCGCAGCGTCAACAGTTGGCCCCGGACCAATCTCGCGACTCCCGGCCACCCCAGGAGGCCGAGCACGATAATGACGTTCCACAGGCTCGGCTTCCCAAAGACGCTCACCGCGAACAAGATGATGACCAGAGGAGGGAACGAGAGGACGATGTCCATGAGCCGGCTCAGCAGGACGTCCGCGACCCCGCCGTGGTAGCCGGCCAGGGAGCCTACCGTGGTGCCGATCGCGGCGTAGATCGCGACGGCGAGAAGTCCCACGGTCAGCGAGACGCGGGCCGCATAGATCAAGCGGCTCAGGACGTCGCGGCCCACACTGTCGGTGCCGAGCACGTGCAGATCGGACGGACCGGCTTGGAACGCGCCGGGGTCGATCGTGGTCGGGTTGTAGGGAGCCAGCAGAGGAGCGGCAAGCGCGGTCACTGCGATGCCGGCGAGGATCACCAGGCCGGCGACCGCCGGCCGGTGGCGCAGAAACCGGCGGAGCGCGAGGGCCCAAAAGGACGCCCCCGTGATCCGGGGTCCGCTTCTCTTCATTCGTAGCGAACCCTCGGATCGACGAGTGAGTAGGCGACGTCGGCAAGCAGGTTGGCGACCGCGACGAGTCCGGCGCTGATCAGGGTGATCCCCATCAGGATAGGGTAGTCGCGCTGATTGATCGCCTCGATCGTCAGGCGCCCCATCCCGGGCCACTCGAAGATCTGCTCTGTGATCACCGCCCCGGCCAGCAGGATTGGGATCTGCAGGCCGGCGAGGGTGATCACGGGGATGAGCGCGTTCCTAAGCGCGTGCCGGCGCAGCACGACAAGTTCGGCGAGCCCCTTGGCGCGGGCGGTGCGGACGTATTCCTGTCCCAGCACCTCCAGCATGCTGGAGCGCACGTAGCGGGTGACCTGCCCGGCTCCGGCGACGGCAAGGACACCTGCCGGCAGAATCAGGTGCAAGAGCGTGTCGAGGATCCCGCCCTCGCCGCCCAGCGTCACCGTGCCGCCGGTAGGCAGCCACTGCAGCTTGAGCGCGAAGAGGTAGATGCCGGCGAGGCCCAGGAAGAATGTCGGCAGGCTGATCCCGAGGAACGCAAACAGAGTCGCGAGGTAATCGATCCAGGTGTACCGTCGGGTGGCGGCCACGACCCCGGCAGGGACGGCGATGAGGTATGAGAGGAACAGCGCCGTGACGGTCAGCGTCAGCGTGGGCGGCACGCGCTCGGCGATCCGGTGCGCGACCGGGGCCCCGCTGCTGAACGAGTAGCCGAGATTGCCGTGGGTCAGCTCGTTGAGCCACCGCGCGTAGCGGACGTACACGGGCTGGTCCAGCCCGAGCGCCCGCCGCTTGATCTCGACGTCGGCCCGCGTCATGTTCGGGTCGATCAGCATCTGGACTGGATCCCCGGGTGTCAGCGACACGATGAGATAGCTCAGCATGGTGATGCCGAGCAGAATCGGAAGGGTGATCAGGACCCGCCGCAGCAGATACTGCTGCATTCCGCTCAGTCCGCGGCAAACTCGTAGAGGAACCGGCAGACGGAGCGCTCGAACAACCGCATCCCGTCGATCGTCGCGTACTCGTTGGGGCTGTGGGGCCGCCCTCCGTGCCCCAACCCGCCCATCACAAACGGCTGGTTGAGGACCCGGCGGAAGAGATAGAACGGCGCCGAGCCGGCAAGGTGCGGCCAGATCTCCGGCTCTCCTTTCAGGGCCCGAACCGTGCGGATCATCGCCTGGACGGCCGGCTCGTTGACGCTCGTCTTGGCCGGCGGGTAGCCCTCGTAGAAATGGACCTGGATATCATCGCGATCGATGCGCCGGAGATGCGCCAGGATCCGCTCCCGGACGCGTTCGGGCTCCATGTTGGGCACGAGCCGGACGTCCATCTTCACCCGCGCCTCGTGGGGCAGGAGCGTCTTCATCCCCGGGCCGGTATACCCGCCCCAGATCCCGTCGATGTTCAACGTCGGAGTGTAGAGGTACTGGCGGAGCAGGGCCGCGCCGGCGAGGTTGTACTTGAACCGCTCCGCATCCCACATCGCCAGCTGCGTCTCAGGATCAAAGGTCTTGGCGAGGTTCTCGAGCAGCGCTTCGTCCTCGGCGCTCGGCGGTACGATGTCGTCGTAGAGCCCATCGATCCTGATCTGCTCCTCGTCATCCATCATCGTGCCGAGCGCCCGCACGAGCCGCCACGCCGGACTCCCCACCCAGACCGCGTTGCTGCCGTGGACCCCCTGTGTCCGCGGGCCCCCCCACGCACCACCGCGGGCGGCGACCTCGAAATACTGGATGCCCTTCACGCCCAGCCACAGCACGGGCTTTCCGCGCCGATCCTGACAGAAGAACGCGAAGAACGTGGCGTCGGCCCCGAGCCGATCCTTGTGGGCATGGATGAACCCCGGCAGGTTGCGGCTGCCCAGCTCCTCCTCGCCTTCCACGACGAACTTCACATTGACCGGCAGCCGGCCATCGACCGCCTGAATACTCTCGAGCACATTGAACAGCCCGGCAAGCGGGCCCTTGGTGTTGTAGATGCCGCGCGCGACGATGCTCCGGCCTACCTCGGGGAGATCGACCGCCTCGCCCGCGAAGGGGGGAACCATCCACTCCTCCCCCTCGACCGGCTGGACATCGTACATCCCGTAGAGGAGCAGGGTCTTCGGACGCCCCGCGTCGATCGCACCGTGGACAACCGGCCACCCGGGAGTCGGCGCAATCTCCGCGCTCCCACCGAGGCAGCGGACCGTGTCCCGGACCAGCTCGGACATCTCCCGCATTCCGACGCCTTCGCCGCTGATGCTGGGCTGGCGGACGAACGCTCTGATTCGCTCCAGGTGTCGCTCAAATGCGCCGTCGATGTGACGGTATAGCGGCTGCAGGTCGGTCATGAAGGCGCCCTCCCGGGATGGCCCATTCGGGCCGCGAGCAGACGGCGCCTCATCGCTACGACGCGGAGTTCGACCGGTCCTCCCCTCTCAGCGTGTCCGGAACAAGTGTCTCGGGGGCATTAGTGTAGGGTGCCAGGAGACACGGATGAAGGAGGATGACATGCAGGCCCGTAGCGTGATTCTAGGGCTGGTGATTGGGCTGGTGCTGGGGAGCGTCGTGACTGCGTTTGGGGAAAACGGTTTGACATGGTACACCGTATCGCAGTTGTACAGTGGCACGAATAACCGCAGCCTCCAACTCGGTTATTGGGCGGGAGTGCAAGACGCCATGGAGGACATTGTGACGCCGCCTGTGACCACGGTAGGAGATCTGCAGCGGGCACTCAACTGCATGAATCAGCACACCAGTGACCGCCTCGGTGCTTTCGCCGAATGGGCGTTTAGCGTTGTGAATCGAAGCGACCGACAACAATTCACCGCGGCGAGCGTTCTGATTGCACATGCCTGTGAGTAGGAAATTTTAATACCGTACTTTCAATTCCCGGACACCCCACACGCGTGCCAGCTCAGGGGTTTCCATGTAGATGTCCATGCGCCGCGTCCATTCAGGAGCCATGACATCCCGGACTCTATATTTCCACCCCGCGAGACACACGTCGCGCCCCAGCAGGGGCGTCAGATCGTGTGACACTGCAACCGTACCGGTCCACACCTTCCCACCGAGTGCCACTTCTGTGCCGGGTGTCATTCCATCCCCCACACTATACGCGGTCGCCGTCACCTGCATGACGCGGTTTCCCAGCCCGTAGCAGCGATGTGCTGCCGGATGCATCTTAGACGGCAATGCGAACGTCGGCCCGATCGCCGGTGGTAGCACCAATACGCCCAGCCACGAGAGCAACATAATCCCCATGGAGCCCAAACGCGCGCACATCCCAGCACACCCCCCATCTCACGCGGCCCAGCCGGACCACATCTGGTCATTGTGACGAATCAGTTGGAGGAGGGGACCTCATTCACTTTCGTCTCTTTTGCTGGACCGGCGCTCGTCCGGATGAAATCGCGCTCATCCGTCCGAACTCATACGTTTGCGCTGAAAAGGCCTAAAATACGCAGGAACCCTACGGTTAAGACGCGGGAGGTGGGCACGTGAAAAACTTTCAGGTATCGGTCGTCGTCTTACTCGCGCTAATCGGCTCGGAGCTCGCGATGATCGCCGGGCGGCCTCACACTACTTCAGTTGTTGCCAGGAGAGGATCGTGAGGCCGCGCCCGAAGGCGCTCAGCGCCAGGGGATCGAACCGAAGAACAACGGTCGCATCCTCTACGGTGAAGCTCGAGTTCGGAGTGCCGCGGTTGTTGTGGTACATGGCGCCGATTTGATCGACCGCGGCACCCGGCCCGATCGTCATCCCGTCCGCCGTGTAGAGGAGGCCGTCGGTGATGAGTCGTTGCAAGGAGCCTCCGCATAGGACCAGCCGCCCGGATCCCCTGATCGTCTGCCCTCCACACACGGTGGTGAGGCGTCCGGCCGGGGTCGGGAGACCCAACACCACCACCCCGGGCGTGGCCCGGCCGGCCGCGGTCGTCAGATCGTGCCGATTCGTCAGGCTCACGTCCTCGCCGAGGATCAGGTCACCCGCGATCGCCAGCGTCACATCGCCGTTCGGACCGCCCAGGTCGAGGTCCCGGACCACCTGGACGATCCCGGCCACGTAAACGGTGCCTTGCAGCCCCTCTCCCCGGTGGGTTGAGAGATACCCCACGAGCTGGTAAAAATCCAAGTTCGAGTACACCGAATCGGTCTTGTCCGGGAACCCCGCGTGCTTGTTGACCATGACGTTCGCTGCGTTGCGCTTGGCGCTTTCGAGAAACGGTGCGCGGTCGAGCGCGAGCTGGGGAAGCTGCTGCTCCCGCATACGCCTCATATAGACATGCCGCATGCCGGCCGCATCGCGCGCCATGCTCTCAACGGTTCCGCGGAGGGTGGCAACACTCTCGAGATCGGCATGCGAGTCTCGAGCGCTCACACAGGCAGCGACGGTCCCGCAGGCGTTCAAGAGCGTCCCGGTCTGTGGCCGCGCCTTGACGAGATCTCCAAAGACCCCGAGAATCCAGGGCGAGCCGTCGGCGGCCGGATCGGGGTCGTAGGCGGGACGCGCAGGGAAGCCGAAAAGGGCGTAATCGGGGACCGACCCGACATCGCGGAGCCGCACCATCTGCATCGCTTCTTCGCTCAGCGCGTTCAGGTGAACTCCTGTGTCGGCGAAGTGGGTCTCGGTGAATGATCCCAGGCTTCCCCCGCCGCCGGGGGTGTCCGTGCCGTAGCCGGCCAGATAGATCCTGGTAGCGCTCCCCCCCAGCTCGATTCGCGAGACACCGAACAGCGCAATCGCCATCGGGGTCCCGGCGATTGCGCACGCACGCACCCGGGCCGGGATGGCTCGCTTCAGGAACGGGACCTCGGCCAACGCCTCGAGTGTCTTGAAGCCGGCGCCGCATCCCGTGGCGGGCCCCGCGTCCACCCAATACGTGAAGCGTCCGCCGCCGTATGGTCGAGTCACCCCGCGCGCCGGGGTCGTGTAGGCTCGGGGATCGACCGCGGCGGCGATCTCCCCCTTGGCTTCTTCCAGGCCGGCTTGGGCGAGATAGAAGCTCCGCGCCACGGCATTCTGAATGGACGCATGGAGCACGTCCGTGTCCATCACTCCCACGAGGGCGAAGCCGATCGTGGTCACGATCATGATCGTCGCCAGCACCGCGATCATGGCGACCCCGCGCTCGGTCGTGGGGACGTCCTGCGCGTTCACGGGTTCTCCGGGACGATGACCGTCTGGACGTAAACATCACCCCGGCTGGGGGAGGCACCGGGGACACGTTCGTGCAGCGTCACCGCGACCGATGACGGGGCGGCGTTCCCCGCGGGCTCGAGCGTAAACGATGCGCCGACGACGCGGGTGCCGATGACCGCGTGCGGGGTCAGCGCCGGGGGTGGCCACTCGACCGCTGGGAATGTAGTACTCGGGTCGCACCGGCTGCGCAGCTCGTTCGAGGCCGCATCGCGCCAGAAGTAGATCGTCGCCTGCCAGTTAGGACCCCCGTTGACCAGTTGAAAGTGGCCTCCGCAGTTCGCATCGCGGGCCGTCACGAACCCGATGCACCCATCGTACTGTCCGGTGCACCCTGCCTCTGCCGGGTAGACCCTCAACCGGTCCGGCGCAAGGGTGGTTTCGTGCAGGACCCGGGCCGTCCGATCAAGG containing:
- a CDS encoding zinc-binding dehydrogenase yields the protein MRAVVIHEHGGLDKLHLDDIPTPRLGPGDALVRVRAVALNNLDIWARSGPPGGRPVYPWRERRLPTTTGVDVAGVVEEVGPNAGEVRTGDRVVINPILHCGRCEWCLAGEQSMCRDYRIYGEHTPGGMAEFTSAPAKNLVKIPDGVAFERAAAAPACGTTAWRMLVTVGRLRAGEDVLVVGASGGVGSWALQIGKRAGARVFALVSGPAKVRKAEALGVTPIDRVRYPQFSERVRELTGAGVHVVADPVGAPTWPESIRSLRPGGRMVICGASGGERPEIDIREVYQRHRQILGAPMGSVSDFAAVMHLLSRGEIEPVIDTVFPLSEIREAHRRFEAREHFGKIVLVP
- a CDS encoding ABC transporter substrate-binding protein, which gives rise to MSRIRTCLAAAAAIVVTAALGLPAGVWGAPKSSLVVVSGMWSPPNNFSPIYTDSSYGFYPIHFMFPGMLETRLENNQQQFIPALASRWEVGADRQTFTFTIHPKAAWHDGEAVTAEDVLFTVMTISDPKTETNRGAEIATIAGLDTGGKRAPGAQIGFRILGPKSFEVKTKVPVDPTMFLERFGSNVYIIPKHVLAAVPPDQLSKHPFFQRPTVGSGPFKFVQYRTDEFIELAANDNYHLGAPHVRRLFIRIIPPATMLAQLQRGDLDVTAGFGIGEILIEDWDSVKAMGHLKRISFRAPGYQYMLINFQRAFLQDKRVRRAIAHAVNRSLLVSQLLKGEGELAEGPIPPTNPYFNKKVKPWPFDPARAKALLQEAGWDPNRTLVLRVPTGNVLRERSADIIRENLIAVGIKTEIQKSDFPTHIAAMKQGNYDLALLGWTGPTDPNVASQYRTGGVYNYSYHSIAQMDQVLDEGATTADPAKRHQLYDRFQELFADELPVVTLYYPNARTAVATRMTKVLTDAQGLYDLSSYAWLAGPQ
- the opp4C gene encoding oligopeptide ABC transporter permease, with product MKRSGPRITGASFWALALRRFLRHRPAVAGLVILAGIAVTALAAPLLAPYNPTTIDPGAFQAGPSDLHVLGTDSVGRDVLSRLIYAARVSLTVGLLAVAIYAAIGTTVGSLAGYHGGVADVLLSRLMDIVLSFPPLVIILFAVSVFGKPSLWNVIIVLGLLGWPGVARLVRGQLLTLRDQEFVQAARASGAADVRVIERHLLPNAMAPVLVAATFGTANAILVEAALSFLGMGVQPPTPSWGNMLTDAQSLTVLERMSWLWMPPGFMILISVLAINFVGDGLRDALDPSLKL
- a CDS encoding ABC transporter permease — encoded protein: MQQYLLRRVLITLPILLGITMLSYLIVSLTPGDPVQMLIDPNMTRADVEIKRRALGLDQPVYVRYARWLNELTHGNLGYSFSSGAPVAHRIAERVPPTLTLTVTALFLSYLIAVPAGVVAATRRYTWIDYLATLFAFLGISLPTFFLGLAGIYLFALKLQWLPTGGTVTLGGEGGILDTLLHLILPAGVLAVAGAGQVTRYVRSSMLEVLGQEYVRTARAKGLAELVVLRRHALRNALIPVITLAGLQIPILLAGAVITEQIFEWPGMGRLTIEAINQRDYPILMGITLISAGLVAVANLLADVAYSLVDPRVRYE
- a CDS encoding M20/M25/M40 family metallo-hydrolase encodes the protein MTDLQPLYRHIDGAFERHLERIRAFVRQPSISGEGVGMREMSELVRDTVRCLGGSAEIAPTPGWPVVHGAIDAGRPKTLLLYGMYDVQPVEGEEWMVPPFAGEAVDLPEVGRSIVARGIYNTKGPLAGLFNVLESIQAVDGRLPVNVKFVVEGEEELGSRNLPGFIHAHKDRLGADATFFAFFCQDRRGKPVLWLGVKGIQYFEVAARGGAWGGPRTQGVHGSNAVWVGSPAWRLVRALGTMMDDEEQIRIDGLYDDIVPPSAEDEALLENLAKTFDPETQLAMWDAERFKYNLAGAALLRQYLYTPTLNIDGIWGGYTGPGMKTLLPHEARVKMDVRLVPNMEPERVRERILAHLRRIDRDDIQVHFYEGYPPAKTSVNEPAVQAMIRTVRALKGEPEIWPHLAGSAPFYLFRRVLNQPFVMGGLGHGGRPHSPNEYATIDGMRLFERSVCRFLYEFAAD